The DNA region CCAGTTCCTGTTCGGCTTCTGGCTGGTCAAACGGGTGACGGTGGCACACCGCCACGCCCGCGATGGCAAAGGTAATAAACCCAAAGAACTGCGGAATAACGTTCCAGATGTCGGCCTGGTTGTTGACGATGTCGGTCATGTTGAATGAACCGGCCTGCGCCACCACGCCCATCAGGGAGAGACCCAGGAACACCTCGTAGCTCAGCGTCTGCGCGGAAGCACGCATCGCACCCAGCAGCGAGTATTTGTTGTTACTGGACCAGCCTGCGAATAGCACCGCGTAAACCGCGAGCCCTGCCATCATCAGGAAGAACAGAATGCCGATGTTCAGGTCAGCGACCACCCAGGTCGGGCTGACCGGCACGATAGCAAACGCCAGCAGCAGCGAGGTGAAGGCGATCATCGGTGCCAGAGTAAAGATCACGCGGTCAGAGAAGCGCGGGATCCAGTCCTCTTTAAAGAACATCTTGATCATGTCCGCGACCAGCTGGAGTGAACCACCCCAGCCCACGCGGTTCGGTCCGTAACGGTTCTGGAACAGACCGAGCAGACGACGTTCACCAAAGCTCATGAACGCGCCGCAGGTGACCACCACCAGCAGGATAACAATCGCTTTCAGAATGCTCAGCAGGATGTCGATAAGATCCGGCGTTAACCAACTCATGCTTTTGCCTCCTGCAGATTATCAAGACGCGCGCCCGCCAGAACCGGCGCAATGCCTGGCATACCCATCGGCAGACCGACCTGCCCTGCCGTAAGACTTTCAGAGATAATCAGCGGCAGGCTGATGGTCTGGCCGTCATAGCTAAAGGCAACGTTCGCGCCCGCGTTAACGCCAAGCTTTGCGGCATCCGCCGGGTTGAGCTTGATGTAAGGCTGCGGCATGCGGGTCTGGAAGACCGGTGAACGCTGGGACAGCTCGTCGCTACCGAACAGATGGTAGTACGGCG from Enterobacter chengduensis includes:
- the nuoH gene encoding NADH-quinone oxidoreductase subunit NuoH encodes the protein MSWLTPDLIDILLSILKAIVILLVVVTCGAFMSFGERRLLGLFQNRYGPNRVGWGGSLQLVADMIKMFFKEDWIPRFSDRVIFTLAPMIAFTSLLLAFAIVPVSPTWVVADLNIGILFFLMMAGLAVYAVLFAGWSSNNKYSLLGAMRASAQTLSYEVFLGLSLMGVVAQAGSFNMTDIVNNQADIWNVIPQFFGFITFAIAGVAVCHRHPFDQPEAEQELADGYHIEYSGMKFGLFFVGEYIGIVTISALMVTLFFGGWHGPFLPPFIWFALKTAFFMMMFILIRAALPRPRYDQVMSFGWKVCLPLTLVNLLVTAAVILWQQP